A stretch of DNA from Oryza brachyantha chromosome 4, ObraRS2, whole genome shotgun sequence:
GACCTATCTGCATCACTGCATCGTGTATCCATACAGTATCGGATTATCTGTGCAACGTAGATGATGAAGTCATTTCATCCGTGGATACAACTTGGCATCAGCAGGATGTGGTCGGGgaaaggaggaagagagaaaaggagcATATTTTCTGTGGGCCACACCATTCTGGATTAAAATGGAGGTGGTTTCGACTCAGGGATGTGATTTGCACCATTTTGATATTTGGAGGATGTttgataataattttaaagttcAAGGGTGAAATGTGAAAATTAGACTACAGGAACAGGAAGAGTTGAGGGACCAGAGATGGATTTATTCCTAATTTTTATTGTTCCATTTTTCGTTCTGATATGAATTTTCCTGAATTTTGCAGGAGTGTGGTTTTAAAccatcaataatttcttatGGATGCCTTGTTAATTTGTATGTCAAGGTAAAATAAATCTGTTATGTGTTTTCTTCTTGCCAGTTTTCCTCTAGTTTTTTGTATTCTCTtagtaaaaggaaaaaaagtccTATGTCCTgtaccactatttttttcctctgaGACCATGATGTGTGTTTAAGCACTAATTTATGCACCATTGATTTCTACATTGTTACATGAGTATTTGTCTGTATTAGTAAAGAGCCCATggatttatctttttttatttcctgtTATCTTAAAGCCAAAGGAAGCTTCATACTTAGTTTCTTAACAGCAATCCCTGATGTTGCTCTGgtgtcttcttttcttttcttttatttttcagacagGTAAGGTTGCCAAAGCATTATCTACTAGCAAAGAAATGGAATCTCATGGCATCAAACATAATAACAAAACATACTCTATGCTGATCAATGGGTTTATCCATTTACATGACTTTGCAAATGCTTTCGCCATATTCGAGGAAATGATAAGATCAGGTCTACAGCCTGATCGTACCATATACAATTTGCTTATAGAGGCATTTTGTAAGATGGGAAATATGGATCGAGCTATTTGCattttggaaaaaatgcaGAAGGAACGAATGCAACTGTCAAATAGAGCATTCAGGCCTATCATAGAGGGATTTGCAGTTGCTGGTGATATGAAAAGCGCTTTGGATACTCTTGATTTGATGCGGCGGAGTGGCTCTGCTCCCACTGTAATGACTTACAATGCTCTCATTCATGGGCTAGTTAGAAAGCACCAGGTATTTTTCAAGTACATGCTTTTTTTAGATAGTGGAAGCTTTATTGATCTCAGCCAATTACATCAAGTTCAAGtacatgctttttttttagataatggaagctTTATTGATCTCAGCCAATTACATCAAGTTCAAGTACATGCTAGTTTCTTCAAATCTAATCTTGTCATGTGgcatttactttacttttgtgTTTGTAGGTTGAAAGAGCCATCTCTGTGCTTGACAAGATGTCCATTGCTGGCATTACACCAAACGAGCATACATACACAATCATTATGAGAGGTTATGCTGCTAATGGAGATGTTGGGAAGGCTTTTGAATACTTCACCAAAATTAAAGAGGCTGGTCTAAAACTCGATGTGTACATTTATGAAACATTGCTCAGAGCCTGTTGCAAATCAGGGAGGATGCAGAGTGCGTTAGCAGTCACACGTGAGATGAGCTTCCAAAAGATACCAAGGAATacctacatatataatattttgattgaTGGGTAGGTGTTCTAGACTCTTTAGCCAATGTTTTTACCGACTAGGCAACACTCTTTTTACTAATCAGTTAGGACGCTTGcaatcatttatttatgtgttgaCTGCATCAAACTACTTAGCCAACTGCTGACTCAGGGATGCAAGAAACTATTATGAaagaaaatagagagagagagagagaggcacaACGGGCAGCCCCTCTCTATTTTTAGCAGAAGGTTGTGGTTACCTGGGTGGGCTCACACACCAAACTGTGCTAATAGCCAGTAGGCCCTAAGAGTCTCCTCGCAAGAAAATATTATGGTTCTTCATTGGATTAGCCATACATCAGTTTGAAATTTGTACCGCATActgaatttcttgaatttaTGGTTTGTTTGAGTCTTTCTGTAAGCACTTTATTATTTTCGTTTTCCTGCTTCGTCACAAATCTTTTTGTGTAGGTGGGCTCGGAGAGGTGATGTTTGGGAAGCAGAGGACTTGATGAAACAGATGAAAGATGATGGAGTCCCTCCTAACATTCATACTTATACCTCCTACATAAATGCATGCTGCAAGGCAGGAGACATGCAGGTACAAGAATTTTGCATTGAAATATCTATTTCTAGTGCAGGGGAGATAGCCTGATTGTGATAGGATAATTAATGTGATGAATATGTCACATGTTTTAAGGTAGCTAGGCAAAACCATTTGTAATGCAATGACTATATGTTGGAATTATTTCAGCACATTTGTCCTACATGATATCATATTCAAATTTGACACTTGTAAATGGAGAACTATTCTCTTGGGGCCATATTGtgatttatcaattgatttttcataaaatgaTTTGTTTGTAGAGAGCAGAAAAGGTGATTGAAGAAATGGTAGGTGTTGGTCTAAAACCTAATGTCAAGACATATACTACCTTGATTAAAGGTTGGGCAAGAGTGTCACTTCCAGACAAGGCATTGAAATGCTTTGAGGAGATGAAACTTGCTGGTCTTCAACCTGATGAAGCTGCTTATCATTGCTTGGTGACTTCACTTCTGTCAAGGGCAACTGTAATGGAGGGAAGTACTTACACAGGAATCTTGAGTGTCTGTAGAGAAATGTGTGAGAATGATTTGACTGTTGATCTTCGCACTGCTGTTCACTGGTCTAGATGGCTTCACAAGATTGAGAGGACTGGAGGGGCACTAACAGAAGCACTTCAGAGGATATTCCCTCCTGATTGGAATTCATTAGAATTTTTGGGAGAGGCATCCAGTTCTATAAGCACGAGGGAGTCTGAAGATTACAGTGATTCTGATTTTAGCGATGATGACAATGAGGATCATGATATTGATGACAGCTGAAATAATCTAGAGCCTGTTTTCTTGTTCTGCCCTCGATGTTGTCCTTCGGTTCTGCCAGAGCAGATGATCGAACAAGGTATTATGTGTTGATACGTGCTTAGTATGCCATTTCCTTTTGGTATTGTCTTGAAAAGAGGTCTGCCAACAATCATTTGTCATTACTCATTGTCACTTTTGTGAAGTTCCTGGAAATTGCATTCAACTAACACTATTTGTTTCCATGGCAGCAATGTCTTTGATCAAACTGTGTCCTCACATTCAGACACCAGTAGCCTGTGGACTATCCAAGAGAGTTTTGGAATCTTATAATGCGATAAGCGTGAGCTGGCTGGCCTCTGCTGCGTTTCTTGAAGAGCTGCAACAGTCAGTAACAGTTCTACTGGGACTGAAGACACAGGCTGTCAATGCAACAGACGAAGCTTACTCAGTTATGCGTGTAGCTGTACATATCAATGGCTGGTACAGGTAAATATTCTTGAGATATTGACACCATTTTTGTTACTCGTATGCTTTCGGTATAGTCCAACTTGTTATACAAATCTAAGgttaatatttgtattaatcCGAGTAAAGCGACACCACGTTACCACCCGCCACTTGTCAGCTTGCCTTTGTAGTGTGCCATGTGAAATGTACCGGACATGATAAAGCATGCGTGCCCATTTTTCAACATCCAAATGTTAGGAGGGGCAGGGGCGTATATAGACTTATGGTTGAACACTAGTACGATTTTATTGACAGTTTTGTAGGGGCAGCAGACTGTTTATTTGAATACTAGTACGACAAACCAATCTGTGTTGTAGTGCTCGTAAGAGCTGAGATCATTTAAATTTCAAGGTAGAAAATTGGACAAGCATTTTTCGAAAGAATGCACAGGCCCTCTTGCTCTTTGCCTTGACTGATCTTAAAAAATCAGTCAAGGTAAATAGGAGCATAGATTGGTATCTTGCACATTATTGCTGCTTTGGCTGATTCAATGGGGGAATTCCCTATTGAAACTGAAGTACAAGTCCAATCAAGTGCTAGATGATGACTGTTTTCTCATTTAAGGGTTGGCATCTTCCAGTACAGCAGCTTCAATCAAATGGGCCTTAACGTAGCACAGCCCGATTCAATATTACTTGGAATTGCACGCCTCTGTCCAAGCTGAGAGCTTTTACTAGTCGGACACTTGAATGCCTGCACAAGACGGCATTAATGCTGTGCTTATGAGCCCGATTTCTTGAGACTGGTGTTGTGTTTGTGCGTATGTGTGTGATATGAGCTGCGAATCTTAGCTGGCCGGTATCTTTCATTGAATCGAAAGTGGCCTCCCCCATTCAAGTCTTGCCCACAAGATAAAACAGTGCTTCATTTATGcctgttatttaattttgcttAGCTGCGTCTCGCTTCTCCATTCATACACACCATAAATTTTTATGAACAAATATCGATTGCATTAGTATTGCGttttttaacattatatttacgtctctgcttaattttttaacattatatttacgtctctgcttaatttttttaccaattaTGTATgaatagttttatattataagtcattttgaGTTTGTTCttaatcaaacatttttttagtttgaccaagtttatacAAAATATGTAGCAACAATTTCAACcccaaacaaatatattataaaatatcttcaatagtggatttaatgaaactaatctGGTGCTtgtaattttataaacttagtcaaattgaaatttcttaagacaaaaccaaaacaactCGCAATGTGGAGTGGAATGAGTAAAATGTAAATCTTGGGCTCGAAATAtgctttaattttcttttgatgcCAAACAATTTAGTGCACGTAATCTCTTTTATCGCTTTGGGAATTTGTACTATACTTCTTAATCGCATACATATTTTCTGAAGATAGATATGGTCTTACATGCTGTGGTTAGTAAAAGCTGTATATAGCTGGAAAAGGTAGGTTATTTTCATGAAGGTTTTGAACGTTACATCCAACGTACAAGCCTATGGGGGAACATCTTTGTTCCTACACGAGAAACAAGAAACAAGAAACAGGAAATGGCACGATAGGAGAGCAGATACCGGAAAAATCCTATCATTTTCTGGGGGAAAAGGGAAAATTTGACGTTTTAGGAACTCATCTGAGTAACTGTTCCAAAAGTTAAGAATAGTGGCAGCTATGTTGATATGTTAGCATTGTTATGTTACCATCTTTCTCAACAGACGtgatttgtaaaaaaaaaaaaaatcagtgcgAAGGGACCATTGCGAGTTGGCCCTTTACTTTGATACTGTATGACTGTAACTGATCCAGAATTAAATTTGTAcctattttgtttgaaaaggCACGAAAGCACATCCCAACAAGTTTGATAGTATTATCCATttatcacaatttattttgtttacgtCCCAACTACTACACAATGACCGTATTCATTTCGCAGAGAGGccaaacttaaaaatgatGTTCTTTCGGCTTGCTGTTGGCTGGAAACTGAAAACTGTACTGGGCGAGAGAAGAAAGTAGGATGGAAATCATGGAATTAGCGAGCAAGCTGCTGAGTTGAGCAACTGTGGGGAAACTCAGGTGCAATTTACTCTCTAGTCTCTAGAAGCACAAGGGAAGGTACATAATAGATTATCCATTGTATATTCATGGATTCTGGTTTTTTTAGATTGAATCAGGATCACATGATGTGAAACAAATGGTGCAGATCGATGAGATATTGTAACACAGTTTCATTGtagcaaaaaataattgtttattttatatcttgtGGCAATGAATGTGGACTTATTGATCAAAATATGGATGGCTCATATTGCCTATGGATGGCTCAGATTGCCTGTAGTCTTTATTGTGcagttatatttatttctgaATCTTAACCGCTTGAGGTTATATATTCTACCCCTACGTGTGTCACTAACGTGTAAACATATTGGGTATACACTGCCGATTTTCTCATAGAAAATGGGATCTGTCGCTACCAGtaagtatatttttgcaaagtAAACAAAGAAATCTAATCTAATGAATTGATTAGTTGAAGCTTAATTAAGCAGGCTAGCTGTTGCAGCATTCAAGTGCAGGcgctatgcatgcatgacatgGCATGCCTTGGGCAAGGCACAGCACAGCACTATATATAGCGGTGTCGGATGAAATGGAGGGGTGCACCACCACCCAGTTTCATTCTCCTCAAAGACAAACATAGCCTCCTCCCTTCCTGCACGCACTCGCCATTACACAGTGCTTACTCCTGCATCCGTATTGCACTCCCCTTCCTAGCGATCTACCAGCCACTGTGTATATTATTCACCTTTAACTTGTCTATAGCTCTCTACTctagatagctagctagggcgCGAAGCTAGTAAAGCAAAAGCCACGTACGTAGTATACACGTTGGTTAATTGCGTGAGCTCGACGTACGATGGCCGGCACGGTGgagtcgccggcgagctcgtgCGTGTCGTcggacgcggaggaggaggcggcggtggcgaagcCGATGGTGGTGGCCGGGTGCCCGCAGTGCCTCATGTACGTGATGCTctcggaggaggagcagcaccCCAAGTGCCCACGGTGCAAGAGCCCCGTTCTGCTGCACTTCctccacggcgccggcgccggcgccagcaACAAGCCTCCGTCCAAGAgctagcttgcttgcttgctcctCCGGTCCTCGATCTCCCCAGCTGGTCGGCTGTCGATCGTCGTCGTAATTCTAACGCACATCCATGTATTCATTTTCCATGCTGCACTAGAtctttagctagctagctagctcatctctcttttttctgttaattttctctCTGTCATTAATCTGTGTGTTTTCTTTAGTTAATCTCTGCACCTCATCTCCCCTGTAGTTCGGCCGATCGATCAGGTTAATTTTGTCAAGTTAGTACTAGCAGCTAGAGTAATCTAGACCAGAGGATCGATCTGGCGAAAGCTGAATAGATGATCTCCTACTCCGCGTGGTGCAGTTGCATGTGCTTTAGCCATCCTATTAATGAATCTACTATCATTATTCTCAATTATATATCTTGCCTgttgttgcatgcatgtgttcagtGTTCTTAACTGAAGATCGATATAGTCCATATCCATATGCATTTTGGTTTCAGTTTCTTTCCCCTATCTACTTCTATACTCTGAAGCAGGTTAATTGCCATTGAATTAAGAAGGTGGTTTGATCTCTGCTgctgcgtacgtacgtactttTGACTTAATTGTGTCAGCTGGATGGATGCGTGATGAAAAATCAACCTCCAGCTAGCCAAGGGACGGGAAAATAAATACTGATGACGAATCAAATTAAAGGAGAGACGAACTTATGATCGATGGATGGGGCGATCGACCATATCATGAAGAACTTGTGCCCGTTTTAATTAGAGATCAAGTGGAGGGTAGATAGATATCGATATGCATGGAATAGCAGCTGAATACGAATTGAAAATGAACAGAGCTAGGCcggcaataattaattaggggCAGTTGAGAAGAGGAATTATTCGGGGGCTTAGCATGCACGTCAGTTCGTCATCAAGAACACATTTATATccaccgtcctcctcctctcccgtcTTTTCTTTCCTGATATTTACGagcttcttttttcttggCGTGTTTTATGTGAGCGATGCTAGAAAAGGGGCCGTATGCTCCAGGAAGCAGTTTTTTTAAGCACATGGGTGTACATATAACCATTGCttgcatatcatctaaatagtcataaaagaatataaaaaatttaataagataatttaatatgagttatatcattccaccaacatgcaagtttaaattcaacttctactaacaaaaataactagaataattatgaatatacatatacttagtttaagttttgtttattttttgctacaacttatagaagttaaatttaaacttgcatgccTGTAGAATAATATAACTCATATAAATCTaccttatcaaatttttaaatattttaataactatttaaataacacATAAACAAACGAGTCGACGTACGCCCATTTCCTAAAAAGTGTTTCCCGTATGCTTCAGCCTGAGACTGAAGCTGAAAGCTGCTGACCTTGACCCTGACTGCAGACTGAGACTGACCGAAGCCGATCGTTTCGAGAGGCATGCATCCACGTACTCCTCCGTTTTCGACGTGTCTGTGTCTTGCTGACAAAAAGGAGCGCTGCTATCCGGGCACTGCCCACTCTGAAACTATCATCAGATGCTCCCAGGAAAAGAAGCCAGCTACAGCTAATCactgggaggagagagagagctagcGATCGACTTTATCCTGGCCTGTCACTGGATTTGCCTGCACGATCAGTGATGCGGGTCAGCGATGACGTTAGAATGTACAGAGTGCAGAGATAGTGGTGGCTCATTTTAGGTTGCTTTTTTCGTGAggattattttagtttttaaaataatgtagtaactgaaaaacagattaaaaagaaaagaagctaAAGGATgttgttttagtttgtttaataATGAAACAAAGGTTATTTCTAACTATGAATCTAGACTAGAGGTTGTTatatttaagaataaaatatagcaCTATAGTAGTAAACAATATAGCTAtattagctataagtatatatagCCATCTAATAGATTAGAGTATTTCTCTGCCACCCTCTCGTCCTTCCTTCGCACTTGCATTAtctttatttcataaaaagtcaattGTTTAGTAATACAAATCGAGAGATATCTTTGTTTAGAATCGTTGTATTAGGATGTGTTATATCTaatattagatttatttttttacggaGAGAGTAAGTTTTGATTAGTAGGTCCTGCTGccaatattataaaaaacaaaatattaacatTCGATTATAGTGGAGTATATAGTTGGCTAATAGTGGACATTGACTAGACAAATGTTGAAGTGGATATTGTACCATTTCTAGAAACTTCAGCTACTAGCGCCATTATTTCATTCagggaaatattttttcttcttcttagcGATGTTGTTCCTCTATATTCTCTTTGGGTGACATAGTGAAAATAATGTTGTTAACCGGATTGTTTCGAACCACTtattaatttaagtttttgtttGGTCTATACATTGAAATAAGCTCcggcagaacatctatctcactttctatttttagatgtcatccatattagaagagagaaactccatatttggatgttctctcttcatcctttaaagaaatatgtagtatgtcatatatggatgatctactGGAGTAcaagagatataaaggataaaactgttttaaataatcatctaaataaagatatggatgaccaaatttagatgagccgTCGGGATGCtcttattgtttattttctctctctcgtaACCATTGTCCTCCTATTCTCCATGTATGGTACCTTGGGAATACAAGGTATAACTTTGCTTTATAATATCtcctagcagcagcagatccACCTCCCTTGTAGGTTGGCAACCGTTCGGACTCTACCGCTACCACCTTCACCACAAACTGCCATCAACGTATGAGAAAAATGGTTGATCAAAGAAAAACACTATTAGTCACTTCGGTTTGATGATGTTGCTGGCTCCATCATTGCCTCCAAGACATATCGTATCATAGCAACATAATCTATACTTGTAgatttgatataaaaaatagagtaaaaTATATGACCGGTCCTTATACTTAGGAGGAGATGTCATCTAGatccataaacttaaaaatttcaCATCTAGGTTCTTAAACTTGGGAGTGGATGTCATTTAGGACCGTAAACTTTTAAATCGTACATGTATGTCCTTAAACTTAAAAGTGAATGTCATTTAGGTccgtaaacttaaaaattgtaCATCTAAGTCCACCATATCAGTTTAATGAATTATAACTGGTCCAAATCTGATTTGATTGAAGTTGACCTCTGACGGGGTTATTTGCAAATGCAGTACCTACGTGGAATGCCACGTTCGCGGTCAACTTTAGTCACATGAGGTTTGGACCaaccataattaattaaaccaagATAGTGGACTTAGATATGGAATTTTTAAGCTTATGTATCTAGATGACATCCGCTTTTAAGTTTAAGAACCAGCCATacattttactaaaaaaaaagtgcatgcatgaatgGCAAGTCAAAATACATAAGGTATTGTTTGGTATGGTTCCAACTCTatggtttttatataaaacgaagtttgtatattaaataattataaagtGACTTAATCCTCTTAATTAAGTTAAAGACTGctatcttttcacttgtacttatgcttataagcaaaacttaaatgtctaaatttaaatttgatgttgattttgtgatgtttttcatcttagtttgtttttcagtccttacttttaaatcactaggAACATGtgtttaaatcactaagaatattaCACAATGTCTCTTAATAAATCTTAATATATTAGCAGCTAGAGCTCCATGACTTTATGGAGTTGGGATAAAACAACTTACCTTTTGGGTTGAAACTGTGGTAAAAGGCgagggaaggaaaaaaacgGTGAGTGTGCATGTGGGATCTGATCAAGTACCGTTAATATGAGTGATGCTAGCTGATCCCATGGAACcagattaattatttaacttTATGCAGTTGAGTCACTTGATATATGGATCTCACCTTAATACGGTCCACATAAATCTCATCCAGCCCAAATCGGCACGATGAATGAACAAAAAGAAGCCAGAAAAGGTGACAGAAAAGGTGGAGGAGAGATTATATTCGAGCGGGCCGGCCGGTGCGTGGTTTGCACGCACACGTCCCTTGCAAGTGGCCGCGCCTGCACACCCACAAAATCGCTCGCGTTTTATCCCCGCCCACGCGCCCCGCCCGGCTTCCCTCTTCTCTCCATCGCTCCGGTGCACGGTGCCACCCGCTATGCCGATGGGCGGCGCTTCCTCCAACGTCGTaggtacgcacgcacgcgctcGATGTGCACCGCGTTTTCTCCCGCCGCTCATTCAGTTCAACTGCACGTCGCACATCGCAGTGCCGCGCAACTTCCGGTTGCTGGAGGAGCTGGAGCGCGGCGAGAAGGGCATCGGCGACGGCACCGTCAGCTACGGcatggacgacgacggcgacgacatcTTCATGCGCTCCTGGACCGGCACCATCATAGGCCCACTCAACGTACGTCACGTACACACgctatatttacataatttttacaTTACATTGACATCCTGCTGCGTGCAGATCGGTTAATATTTCTTCCTTTCGTTCTTGTCATCGGTGGATAGGATACGATATATGATTGATGTATGCAGCATGTGCTCACCTCATATGGATAGCCATGGGTCGACCCATGGATATTTTAGGTTCGACTCTAGTTTaactaaatgaactaaattttattttaggataaaacttagtttattttattgaactAAAGCTAGCCCTAAACTATCCGCGGATCGAGCTATGCCCATCCTTACCTCTGCATGCGTTTCTGTAACCATCTCGCTTTTGCGCGTGCAGTCTGTGCACGAGGGCCGCATCTACCAGCTGAAGCTCTTCTGCGACAAGGACTACCCCGACAAGCCACCCACCGTGCGCTTCCACTCCAGGATCAACATGGCATGCGTCAACCCTGACACCGGACTGGTTCGTAACGTACTTACCTCCCAGATTATTCATTCCCTTTGCTGAATTCTCTCCTTCGATCAGTTTACCTGACAGACATCCACATGGCCATTACATATGTTGCGCATTGCAGTACTAGTACTTGTACTTCATGTATTACTCACTCTGCCTTGTAATGACCAACGGGTAAAACATGGAGTATCATGCTTCATTCTGCCTTGTATTACTCATTCTGCCTTCTGTCCACGTATTGATTGCTGCCTGACCTGAACTTGCTCTGGTTTGAGAGTTTTCAATGGAAACTTGCACTGATTGTATAGCAAGCACTTCATGTCttcatgataaaaaattatatatgctgCTTCTTATATATAGTCGCTTCCAATTTGATTTAGTTGATCAGTACCTGTAAGTCTGAATGTTAAGTAAACCTGCAGCATATCTCTTCATGACATAAGATCATCTGTACACCTGAAATGGTACTGGCTGCTGTGACTGGGGTTATGAACCGCGTTCATTCTTTGCATTCCTGCATGTCATGGTTTGCTTCAGATGCAGGGAAGATGTTTGACTACTATTTCTGCATGCTAGTGTCTGAATGGCCAGGAAGGAAGGGTCTTCAGTTCCGAACCGATAGACATTCTAATGCTGAAGTGATTTAAATAGGGTTCGAATGCA
This window harbors:
- the LOC102702555 gene encoding pentatricopeptide repeat-containing protein At5g04810, chloroplastic; its protein translation is MQFLSLSAAVAASPAAVLPPKPFKPLSSAAPYRRPSPPPPPPPTPVSSPSPPPPRSSPPQNPLASKLWLSSKLSPPPPETLEQPAPSPTVTPLPPAEAEPEPEAAPRRDEDFRHKGKVFVGNLPLWARKVEIAEFFRQFGPLEKVELVRGHDDPERNLGFCFLYYGGDDAEAAAERAVEVDGVDFRGRSLTVRLDDGRKGRARAEQRERWVDDGRRREARSPWHESRDEACRDFRRVVESRPDNWQAVVSAFEKIPKPSRREFGLMIVYYAKRGDKHHARATFENMRARGIEPNAFVFTSLVHAYAVARDMRGALSCIEEMKSEGLELTIVTYSILISGFAKINDAQSADNLFKEAKTKFGSLNGIIYGNIIHAHCQSGNMERAEELVREMEEDGIDAPIDVYHSMMHGYTIIQNEKKCLMVFERLKECGFKPSIISYGCLVNLYVKTGKVAKALSTSKEMESHGIKHNNKTYSMLINGFIHLHDFANAFAIFEEMIRSGLQPDRTIYNLLIEAFCKMGNMDRAICILEKMQKERMQLSNRAFRPIIEGFAVAGDMKSALDTLDLMRRSGSAPTVMTYNALIHGLVRKHQVERAISVLDKMSIAGITPNEHTYTIIMRGYAANGDVGKAFEYFTKIKEAGLKLDVYIYETLLRACCKSGRMQSALAVTREMSFQKIPRNTYIYNILIDGWARRGDVWEAEDLMKQMKDDGVPPNIHTYTSYINACCKAGDMQRAEKVIEEMVGVGLKPNVKTYTTLIKGWARVSLPDKALKCFEEMKLAGLQPDEAAYHCLVTSLLSRATVMEGSTYTGILSVCREMCENDLTVDLRTAVHWSRWLHKIERTGGALTEALQRIFPPDWNSLEFLGEASSSISTRESEDYSDSDFSDDDNEDHDIDDS
- the LOC102702841 gene encoding protein GL2-INTERACTING REPRESSOR 1-like yields the protein MAGTVESPASSCVSSDAEEEAAVAKPMVVAGCPQCLMYVMLSEEEQHPKCPRCKSPVLLHFLHGAGAGASNKPPSKS
- the LOC102703117 gene encoding ubiquitin-conjugating enzyme E2 variant 1C-like, which encodes MPMGGASSNVVVPRNFRLLEELERGEKGIGDGTVSYGMDDDGDDIFMRSWTGTIIGPLNSVHEGRIYQLKLFCDKDYPDKPPTVRFHSRINMACVNPDTGLVEGNKLHMLANWQREYTMENILTQLKKEMAAPHNRKLVQPPEGTFF